A region of Bacteroidota bacterium DNA encodes the following proteins:
- the trxB gene encoding thioredoxin-disulfide reductase — MSEQLEHIHCLIIGSGPAGYTAAIYAARADLKPVMYTGPQPGGQLTITNDVENYPGYPTGIMGPEMMEDFRKQAERFGTDIRYGMVTKVNFDGIPPYKITIDETKEVLADTVIISTGASAKWLGIESETKLNGHGVSACAVCDGFFFRGKEVAIVGAGDTACEEASYLSKICSKVYMIVRKEEFRASKVMQHRVENTPNIEILFNSETDEILGDHKVEGVRVKNNKTGELRTIELGGFFVAIGHKPNTEIFAPYLEMDETGYLITVPGTSKTIVEGVFACGDAQDKIYRQAVTAAGSGCMAALDAERYLSAKQFGMHA, encoded by the coding sequence ATGTCAGAACAATTAGAACATATACATTGCCTTATAATAGGTAGTGGTCCTGCTGGATATACAGCGGCTATTTATGCAGCGCGTGCCGATTTAAAACCAGTTATGTATACAGGCCCTCAACCTGGTGGGCAGTTAACCATTACTAACGATGTTGAAAATTATCCAGGTTATCCTACAGGTATTATGGGACCGGAAATGATGGAAGATTTCAGAAAACAGGCGGAACGATTTGGAACAGATATTCGTTACGGAATGGTAACTAAGGTAAATTTTGATGGTATTCCACCTTATAAAATCACGATTGATGAAACCAAAGAAGTACTGGCCGATACGGTAATTATTTCGACTGGTGCCAGTGCTAAATGGCTAGGCATTGAAAGCGAAACCAAACTAAACGGACATGGTGTTTCGGCTTGTGCTGTTTGCGATGGTTTCTTTTTCAGAGGTAAAGAGGTAGCTATTGTGGGTGCCGGTGATACTGCTTGCGAAGAAGCAAGTTACCTGTCAAAAATATGCAGTAAAGTATATATGATAGTGAGGAAAGAAGAGTTCAGAGCATCTAAAGTGATGCAGCACAGGGTAGAAAACACTCCGAATATTGAAATTTTATTTAACTCTGAAACAGATGAAATTTTGGGTGACCACAAAGTAGAGGGGGTAAGAGTAAAAAATAATAAAACAGGCGAATTAAGAACAATAGAGCTAGGTGGTTTTTTTGTGGCCATTGGCCATAAACCCAATACTGAAATATTTGCACCGTACCTTGAAATGGACGAAACAGGTTACTTAATTACGGTACCAGGTACCAGTAAAACAATAGTGGAAGGTGTATTTGCTTGTGGCGATGCGCAGGATAAAATTTATCGACAAGCGGTAACGGCTGCTGGTAGCGGTTGTATGGCTGCACTGGATGCAGAACGTTATTTATCTGCTAAACAATTTGGCATGCACGCTTAA